In bacterium, the following are encoded in one genomic region:
- a CDS encoding CoB--CoM heterodisulfide reductase iron-sulfur subunit B family protein, whose protein sequence is MKVVPFWGCMMPLKYPQMELAIRKTMPNIGIELVDIEGFTCCPDPIYFKARNKMNWLTIAARNLAVAEETGLPLITMCSGCVSTLREAQHILAEEKELFEDVNRRLKKVNRRYEGKVSVKHATVFIRDDLGLDAVKKSVRIPLKNITVGIHYGCHLLKPSQIMHVDDADYPAILDDFVRALGAVPVEQKERMLCCGKGCMDDELPLEMTNEIFAAIEESGADCMGLICPTCFSSFDLGQLIISRKKGKEYNIPVIYLFQLLGLAQGLSAEEIGLHTHRVKADRVLEKIV, encoded by the coding sequence ATGAAGGTAGTTCCTTTCTGGGGTTGCATGATGCCGTTGAAGTACCCGCAGATGGAACTGGCGATCAGAAAAACCATGCCGAATATCGGCATCGAGCTCGTTGACATCGAAGGGTTTACGTGCTGTCCGGATCCCATATATTTTAAAGCAAGGAACAAAATGAACTGGCTGACCATTGCCGCGAGGAATCTCGCGGTCGCAGAAGAAACCGGTTTGCCTCTGATAACGATGTGTTCCGGGTGCGTGTCGACCTTGAGAGAAGCGCAGCATATCCTTGCCGAGGAAAAAGAGTTGTTCGAAGATGTAAACCGCCGCCTCAAGAAAGTAAACCGCCGGTACGAAGGCAAGGTCAGCGTGAAACATGCAACCGTGTTCATCCGGGACGATCTCGGTTTGGATGCGGTAAAAAAATCCGTGAGGATACCGCTCAAGAACATCACGGTCGGAATCCACTATGGCTGTCATCTGCTGAAACCGAGTCAAATAATGCACGTTGACGATGCCGATTATCCCGCGATCCTCGATGATTTTGTCAGGGCGCTGGGGGCTGTCCCGGTGGAACAGAAAGAACGCATGCTCTGCTGTGGCAAAGGCTGTATGGATGATGAACTGCCGTTAGAAATGACCAATGAAATTTTCGCGGCGATCGAGGAATCGGGCGCCGATTGCATGGGCCTGATATGTCCGACCTGTTTTTCGTCTTTTGACCTGGGTCAGCTGATTATCAGCCGGAAAAAGGGCAAGGAATATAATATACCGGTCATATACCTGTTCCAGCTGCTGGGACTGGCGCAGGGATTATCGGCCGAAGAAATCGGCTTGCACACGCACCGGGTGAAGGCGGATAGGGTATTAGAAAAAATCGTCTGA
- the hdrA2 gene encoding CoB-CoM heterodisulfide reductase HdrA2, with protein MKGVIQMPQDEEIRVGVFVCECGTNIAGSVDCDALVKDSAGMPHVVFGIKNRYLCSEPGQQDIKKAIKEHKLNRVVIASCSPRMHEPTFRTCVSEAGLNPYLVDMANIREQCSWVHMGDVAGATKKARDIIKAYVARAAHLEPQEEKELPVTKTALVIGGGVAGMQAALDLADAGYPVYLVEKEPSLGGLMAQLAKTYPTMDCAIUILGPKMMDVGRHPKIKLLTYSEVESITGYVGNFHVRVRKKARYVREKDCTACGDCAKICPVVVPDEYQAGLSSRKAIHIPFPQAVPSAYLIDMKNCLGINPIACGKCADKCDKKCIDYDMREEIIEFDSGVVVVATGMDVYDPTELDEYHYTQYDNVVTSMEFERLISAGGPSDGHFIRPSDRKRPRRVGFIQCVGSRSEKRGKPYCSNICCMNTVKDTLLLKDHYPDIEAKVFYIDIRAFGKGFEDLYKRSREMGVRYIRGIPGEITEDPASRDLKILVEDTTSNRIEEHELDMIVLSVGVTPRLDMPSVQKLLTLSKTSDGFFMEAHPKLKPVDAPTSGVFFAGCAEAPKDVKDSVTQASAAAARAGTILAAGKVKVEAISSDINSDACHFCTICAQACPYKAITVDAKKKNISFVEAMCKGCGTCGAECRFGAIKMKHFTDDQIIGQIDAYLENDPDEKVIVFACNWCSYAGADTCGGARLQYPVSPRLIRTMCSGRVDEKWVIHAFRKGAPMVVVSGCHFVDCHYIDANRWTQKRVEKLWDKLEKLKIRPERLLLEWISAAEGQRFARTMQDIERLRQKVTKEEIAYTMRVLSDEENK; from the coding sequence ATGAAGGGGGTGATTCAAATGCCGCAGGATGAAGAAATAAGAGTGGGTGTCTTTGTCTGTGAATGCGGAACCAACATTGCCGGATCGGTTGACTGTGACGCGCTAGTAAAAGATTCGGCCGGAATGCCGCACGTGGTTTTCGGCATTAAAAACCGCTATCTGTGCTCGGAACCGGGCCAACAGGATATAAAAAAGGCAATAAAAGAGCACAAACTGAACCGTGTCGTTATCGCCTCATGCTCGCCGCGCATGCATGAACCGACATTCCGCACCTGTGTCTCGGAAGCGGGTTTAAATCCTTATCTCGTTGACATGGCCAACATCAGAGAACAGTGCTCGTGGGTGCATATGGGTGATGTTGCGGGCGCGACGAAAAAAGCCCGGGACATAATTAAAGCATACGTTGCCCGTGCCGCACATCTTGAACCGCAAGAAGAAAAAGAATTGCCCGTGACAAAAACAGCGCTGGTTATCGGCGGTGGTGTTGCGGGGATGCAAGCAGCGCTTGATCTCGCAGATGCCGGATATCCGGTCTATCTTGTGGAAAAAGAGCCGTCGCTGGGCGGTCTTATGGCTCAACTGGCAAAGACCTACCCGACGATGGACTGTGCGATATGAATACTCGGTCCAAAGATGATGGATGTCGGGCGACATCCCAAGATAAAACTACTGACCTACAGCGAAGTCGAGTCAATAACAGGTTATGTCGGCAACTTCCATGTGCGAGTCAGAAAAAAGGCGAGGTACGTAAGGGAAAAAGACTGCACTGCCTGCGGTGATTGCGCAAAAATCTGCCCGGTGGTAGTGCCGGATGAATACCAGGCGGGTCTTTCATCCCGCAAAGCCATCCATATCCCATTCCCCCAGGCAGTTCCTTCCGCTTATTTAATCGACATGAAAAACTGTCTTGGCATAAATCCCATCGCGTGCGGTAAATGCGCGGATAAATGCGACAAAAAATGTATTGATTATGACATGCGTGAAGAAATCATCGAATTCGACAGCGGCGTGGTGGTGGTCGCCACGGGCATGGATGTTTATGATCCTACCGAGCTTGACGAATATCACTATACGCAGTATGACAATGTTGTCACGAGCATGGAATTCGAACGCCTCATCTCGGCGGGCGGACCTTCAGACGGACATTTCATAAGGCCCAGCGACAGAAAGAGACCGAGGCGCGTCGGTTTTATTCAGTGCGTCGGCTCCCGTTCGGAAAAACGAGGCAAGCCGTACTGCAGCAATATCTGCTGTATGAACACGGTAAAAGATACACTGCTTCTGAAAGACCACTATCCTGATATCGAGGCAAAAGTATTCTACATCGACATCCGGGCATTCGGCAAAGGGTTTGAAGATCTGTACAAACGAAGCAGGGAAATGGGAGTCCGCTATATACGGGGCATCCCCGGCGAAATAACCGAGGACCCGGCCAGCCGCGATTTGAAAATACTGGTGGAAGACACCACCTCGAACCGGATTGAAGAACATGAACTCGATATGATTGTCCTCTCGGTCGGCGTCACGCCCAGGCTGGACATGCCGTCGGTTCAGAAACTGCTTACGCTTTCCAAAACATCGGACGGTTTCTTCATGGAGGCGCATCCCAAACTCAAACCAGTTGACGCACCGACCAGCGGAGTATTCTTTGCCGGCTGCGCCGAAGCACCGAAGGATGTTAAGGATTCAGTTACTCAAGCAAGCGCCGCCGCCGCAAGAGCCGGGACGATACTTGCCGCCGGTAAAGTAAAAGTCGAAGCAATTTCTTCAGATATCAATTCTGATGCATGCCATTTTTGTACTATTTGCGCTCAGGCATGTCCCTATAAGGCGATAACGGTCGACGCAAAAAAGAAAAACATCTCGTTTGTTGAAGCGATGTGCAAGGGATGCGGAACATGCGGTGCCGAATGCCGTTTCGGTGCGATCAAGATGAAGCATTTCACCGACGATCAGATTATCGGACAGATCGATGCCTACCTTGAAAACGATCCTGATGAAAAAGTGATCGTCTTTGCGTGCAATTGGTGCTCGTATGCGGGAGCTGATACATGCGGGGGCGCGAGGCTGCAGTATCCGGTAAGCCCGCGGCTCATACGCACCATGTGCAGCGGCCGGGTTGATGAGAAATGGGTTATTCATGCCTTCAGGAAAGGCGCGCCCATGGTCGTCGTATCAGGCTGCCACTTTGTCGACTGCCACTATATTGACGCCAACCGGTGGACGCAGAAACGAGTGGAAAAACTCTGGGACAAACTCGAAAAGCTGAAAATCCGGCCGGAACGACTCCTGCTCGAATGGATCAGCGCGGCCGAAGGCCAACGGTTCGCCCGGACCATGCAGGATATCGAACGGCTCAGGCAAAAAGTTACCAAAGAGGAGATCGCGTACACGATGAGAGTCCTCAGCGATGAAGAGAATAAGTAA